One part of the Botrytis cinerea B05.10 chromosome 8, complete sequence genome encodes these proteins:
- the Bcprx5 gene encoding Bcprx5, which produces MFSKLTTKIALRKAGLPTSTLSNFSITNLDNGDQKSINPKSGNSNATWGETFSNMTSDVNVPKSWKSWGNPPPPIVEVAPAPIVGAKAPNTGKLILPMGDGKACVLVFLRCCGCAFAEKTFIELRRLANKHQNLNFIAISHNSKEATDKWVQQVGGAWSVQVVVDEDREIYANWGLGVSTTWHLLNPWTEIARQKLGKQEGNWGREVDPSGNRWVVGGSWATDEMGTIKWGGASKSADEIPDLVEACKSVGVS; this is translated from the exons ATGTTCAGCAAACTCACCACCAAGATTGCGCTTCGAAAAGCAGGTCTCCCAACAAGTactctttccaatttttcaatcacaAACCTCGATAATGGCGACCagaaatccatcaatcctaAGTCTGGAAACAGCAATGCCACATGGGGAGAAACCTTCTCAAATATGACCTCAGATGTCAATGTCCCAAAGAGTTGGAAATCATGGGGAAATCCTCCACCGCCGATAGTAGAAGTTGCCCCTGCACCGATAGTGGGAGCGAAGGCGCCAAACACGGGGAAATTGATATTGCCCATGGGGGATGGGAAGGCTTGCGTGCTTGTCTTTCTGAGATGCTGTGGATGTGCTT TTGCAGAGAAGACCTTCATCGAACTCCGTCGCTTAGCCAATAAGCATCAGAATCTAAATTTCATCGCCATATCTCACAACTCCAAGGAAGCAACGGATAAATGGGTGCAGCAAGTTGGGGGAGCATGGTCAGTTCAAGTAGTCGTCGATGAAGATCGGGAAATCTATGCcaattggggattgggagtGAGCACTACGTGGCATTTGCTGAACCCATGGACCGAGATTGCACGGCAGAAACTGGGGAAACAGGAGGGGAATTGGGGAAGAGAGGTTGATCCGAGTGGTAATCgatgggtggtgggtggaaGCTGGGCTACAGATGAGATGGGAACTATAAAATGGGGTGGTGCGAGTAAGAGTGCTGACGAGATACCCGATTTGGTAGAGGCGTGCAAGAGTGTGGGTGTTTCGTGA
- the Bcysa1 gene encoding Bcysa1: protein MVKRKKNKKNDLHKLSNAKASTKHPASQLQSTTSRSTLGLLHQKVFDPRQPPISVFGLLNFAHLPLIPDSHIRMSIDSAKVLKTEPLDPAKAKWTKLVLSTYRDPRGKVRDWEHAERSTRPKSSEIDGVGIVAVIQKATGPELVLQKQYRPPLDRIVIEVPAGLIDEGETAEEAALRELKEETGYVGVLSESTPIMFNDPGFCNTNLKMVHVTVDMSNPANQNLVPELEENEFIEVFTLPLKDLWETCKKWEKEGYAIDARVGTLAEGIEVARTLNLFSK from the exons atggtgaagaggaagaaaaataaaaagaatgatCTCCATAAACTATCCAACGCTAAAGCTTCGACCAAGCATCCCGCATCACAGCTACAATCAACGACGTCAAGATCTACATTAGGACTTTTACATCAAAAAGTATTTGATCCAAGACAACCTCCCATCTCCGTTTTTGGACTTCTCAATTTTGCACATTTACCTTTAATTCCCGATTCCCATATCAGAATGTCAATTGACAGCGCAAAAGTCTTGAAAACAGAGCCATTG GACCCTGCCAAAGCAAAATGGACAAAACTCGTTTT ATCAACGTATCGCGACCCTCGAGGAAAAGTTCGTGATTGGGAACACGCGGAACGATCTACTCGACCGAAGTCATCCGAGATAGATGGTGTTGGAATTGTTGCCGTAATCCAAAAAGCGACCG GCCCGGAATTAGTATTACAGAAGCAATACCGCCCACCATTAGATAGAATAGTGATTGAAGTGCCAGCCGGACTTATCGATGAGGGGGAAACTGCAGAGGAAGCAGCTCTAAGGGAGTTGAAAGAAGAGACTGGTTATGTCGGGGTCTTGAGCGAGAGTACGCCCATAATGTTTAATG ATCCAGGGTTTTGTAACACAAACCTCAAAATGGTGCATGTTACGGTTGATATGTCTAACCCAGCCAACCAAAATCTAGTGCCAGAACTCGAAGAGAACGAATTTATAGAAGTATTCACTTTACCTTTGAAGGATTTATGGGAGACATGTAAAAAatgggagaaagaaggataTGCAATAGATGCCCGAGTAGGAACTTTAGCTGAAGGCATTGAAGTTGCTAG
- the Bcysa1 gene encoding Bcysa1 — MPLRTFRSTYRDPRGKVRDWEHAERSTRPKSSEIDGVGIVAVIQKATGPELVLQKQYRPPLDRIVIEVPAGLIDEGETAEEAALRELKEETGYVGVLSESTPIMFNDPGFCNTNLKMVHVTVDMSNPANQNLVPELEENEFIEVFTLPLKDLWETCKKWEKEGYAIDARVGTLAEGIEVARTLNLFSK; from the exons ATGCCTTTGCGAACATTCAGATCAACGTATCGCGACCCTCGAGGAAAAGTTCGTGATTGGGAACACGCGGAACGATCTACTCGACCGAAGTCATCCGAGATAGATGGTGTTGGAATTGTTGCCGTAATCCAAAAAGCGACCG GCCCGGAATTAGTATTACAGAAGCAATACCGCCCACCATTAGATAGAATAGTGATTGAAGTGCCAGCCGGACTTATCGATGAGGGGGAAACTGCAGAGGAAGCAGCTCTAAGGGAGTTGAAAGAAGAGACTGGTTATGTCGGGGTCTTGAGCGAGAGTACGCCCATAATGTTTAATG ATCCAGGGTTTTGTAACACAAACCTCAAAATGGTGCATGTTACGGTTGATATGTCTAACCCAGCCAACCAAAATCTAGTGCCAGAACTCGAAGAGAACGAATTTATAGAAGTATTCACTTTACCTTTGAAGGATTTATGGGAGACATGTAAAAAatgggagaaagaaggataTGCAATAGATGCCCGAGTAGGAACTTTAGCTGAAGGCATTGAAGTTGCTAG
- the Bcaqp4 gene encoding Bcaqp4, giving the protein MADEEIKPTSSIEAGGGQNNEHEHGMTSLPNLPSTREETPRELSPVAGSSRAQSTGEQGVKPLKRFDTLPTRRSQLSPDTRRRGRTLTGQVPQDNDLSSRRQVFRRGTSVLSGESGDRMRSIPERGPVPPTTERESRPSGVSDRTQASGLRPRRSTTSRQRGPSIRRRPTVALEAVTSGADVGGGDNFTLAGPAPIETSAQNQPYVDPGYAHLNPAYVQPENVRPVWGLAKPLPRVVRPGMIPSRTEINMAQQQQQQQQQQPQNQADVDLEQGRIEPTLKLSRISTALQNARQQRENNLMEAHGLVSPTNLQTTASRQEPLTAPSQVIEEEDLADKPTNTDTTSPERPPTRPPLSFDGRPSQTSQNSQNEPFPALSDHDDQESVATEVAGPDDLDGEWIGQEIPLVAYDPNYDDEIHNLHTHWSVIRLRFREPLAELLAVTCQLTLGFCADLVVVTSGKNASPAGNEATTDWAWGLASMLGIYIAGGISGAHLNPAISIMLWIYRGFPLRKVPMYVLAQILGAFIAALISFGLYQTNIVEYGGTDLKTSDTMGAFITYPRYPWINASTSFFTEFVGTAILAVAVLALGDDMNAPPGAGMSAFILGLVITVLSMAFGYNTGAALNPSRDLGPRLALAALGYGKDLFTDVYWIWGNWCAPILGAIFGAFLYDAAIFAGGESPVNYPRKRIKRAGHKWRKKWGVRLRKMKPAKKGEDEAYRRWKESQ; this is encoded by the exons ATGGCGGACGAAGAAATTAAGCCCACGAGCAGCATTGAGGCTGGTGGAGGACAAAACAATGAACATGAGCATGGAATGACTAGTCTGCCAAATCTACCTAGTACGAGAGAGGAAACGCCTCGTGAGTTGAGTCCTGTAGCTGGATCCAGTCGAGCACAATCTACAGGAGAACAAGGGGTCAAACCTCTGAAAAGGTTTGATACACTACCAACACGGCGGAGTCAACTTTCACCAGATACCCGAAGACGCGGACGAACTCTGACTGGCCAGGTGCCTCAAGACAATGATCTATCTTCAAGGAGACAAGTTTTTAGGAGAGGGACCTCAGTCCTTTCTGGAGAAAGCGGAGATAGAATGCGTTCCATTCCTGAACGAGGACCCGTTCCTCCTACCACGGAGAGAGAATCTCGTCCTAGTGGCGTCTCCGACCGCACTCAAGCTTCAGGTCTTCGCCCACGCAGGAGCACGACAAGTCGTCAACGAGGACCCTCCATCCGAAGAAGACCAACTGTTGCATTAGAAGCTGTAACCTCAGGAGCCGATGTTGGAGGCGGAGATAACTTTACGTTGGCTGGACCTGCACCAATCGAAACCTCGGCGCAGAACCAGCCTTACGTTGATCCAGGATACGCCCATCTAAACCCTGCTTATGTTCAACCCGAGAACGTAAGGCCAGTATGGGGTTTGGCCAAGCCTTTACCCCGTGTGGTACGTCCAGGTATGATTCCGTCACGTACGGAAATCAACATGGcacaacaacagcaacagcaacagcaacagcagccTCAGAATCAGGCGGATGTAGATTTAGAACAAGGTAGGATCGAACCAACCCTCAAACTGTCCAGAATCTCAACCGCACTTCAAAATGCTAGACAACAACGTGAAAATAACCTCATGGAAGCACATGGGTTGGTTTCGCCGACAAATTTACAAACTACGGCATCACGGCAGGAGCCATTGACCGCCCCGTCACAGGtcattgaagaagaggatttaGCCGATAAACCCACAAATACAGATACGACATCTCCAGAACGTCCTCCAACACGCCCTCCCCTCTCTTTCGATGGTCGTCCCTCGCAGACCTCACAAAACTCACAAAATGAGCCTTTCCCTGCTCTTTCCGACCATGATGACCAAGAGTCCGTGGCAACCGAAGTTGCAGGCCCGGATGACCTAgatggagaatggattgGCCAAGAGATACCGTTGGTAGCGTATGATCCCAATTACGATGACGAAATCCACAATCTTCATACGCACTGGTCCGTTATACGATTACGATTTCGAGAACCCCTTGCGGAGTTATTGGCC GTCACTTGCCAACTTACACTCGGATTTTGTGCCGATCTAGTGGTGGTAACATCAGGCAAGAATGCATCACCTGCAGGGAATGAAGCTACTACCGATTGGGCTTGGGGTCTAGCATCAATGCTTGGTATCTACATTGCTGGTGGTATTTCCGGAGCTCATCTTAACCCGGCCATTTCCATAATGCTCTGGATATATCGAGGTTTCCCTCTTCGTAAAGTGCCAATGTATGTTCTTGCACAGATACTAGGAGCGTTTATCGCAGCATTGATCTCATTCGGTCTCTATCAAACCAACATTGTCGAATATGGAGGGACCGACCTGAAAACCAGCGATACTATGGGAGCTTTTATTACATACCCCAGATATCCCTGGATCAACGCTAGTACATCATTCTTCACCGAATTTGTCGGAACCGCAATTCTAGCAGTCGCAGTCCTAGCACTAGGAGACGACATGAACGCACCTCCAGGAGCTGGTATGTCAGCCTTTATATTGGGACTCGTGATTACCGTTCTCAGTATGGCTTTTGGTTACAATACTGGCGCTGCCTTAAACCCCTCTCGAGATCTTGGTCCAAGACTTGCGCTCGCAGCACTTGGCTATGGAAAAGATCTCTTCACTGATGTATATTGGATATGGGGAAATTGGTGTGCGCCGATTCTGGGTGCTATTTTCGGAGCGTTCTTATATGATGCTGCAATCTTTGCAGGTGGTGAAAGTCCTGTTAATTATCCACGGAAGAGGATAAAGAGGGCCGGTCACAAGTGGAGAAAGAAGTGGGGTGTTAGgctgaggaagatgaagccCGCGAAGAAGGGTGAGGATGAGGCATATCGAAGGTGGAAAGAGAGTCAGTAA